GGCGCAAAGACAGAACAGGTTGCCGGGGGTCGTGGGTCCGCCCGCGTCGTAGGGAACCCGGTGGTCGAGCTGGCACTCCTCGGCAGCGCGGTCGCAGCCGGGGAAAATGCAGACGCCGTCGCGCGCACGCACGTAGTTGCGCATGTGCTCGGTGGGTGCGTAACCCTCGACGACCTCCGCGGCAATGTCGTCGAGGTCGACGGTCGGCTCCGGTACCTCGCCGTTGGCATCCCAGCCGTGACCGGGGTAGTACGCCGTGTCCCGCCCCTTCGGTGTAAAGGCGTAGGTGACGGGGCGTGACGCGGGCTGGGCTCCCCCGTGGAACACCGCGTCCAAAGCCTCGGCCAGTGTCAGATGCCCTTCCCGTGCCACCGCGCGCAGGGTCGCTTCGTAGCCAGCGATCGTGCTTGTAGCGCCTGAAATGATGATTGCGGCGTTTTTCACATCGTTGGTATAGCCGGGCACGAAGCTTATCGACGTTTCGCGTGCCTGCTCGGCACGCTCCTTCCGTCGCTTCGGATCGAAATTAATGGTCTCATCGATCTTCCCCACGAGCTTGCGCAAGCGCAGCGCGACGGACCTCGATGAGGGGAAGGGTTGGTCGGCTTTGCGAGGGGTGAACATGCCCACCAGAAACGAGTCGATGGCCTGCCACGTTTCCTTGGGGGTCTCCGGATGCAGCGTGCACAAAATGTGATCGATGATCGAGAGCCGTTTGATGTTGATAAGGCAGGTCCGTTCCTGCAATTCCCGGAGGGCAGGCAGCTGTGCGAGGCGCATATAGGCACAGATCGCGTGTTCGATTTCTGTTTTGGCCAAGTCGGTTTCCTGGGCGAGGGCGGCGACTTCCAGGTCGAAATCCTCGACGTCCCCGTCGCCGGTGGCGTAGCCGATAAACATTGCGCATTCCCCTGCGCGGCGCTGGTAGGCACCTCTCGATGCGGGTGTGTCGTTGCGTTCGATGGTGAAGTAAGTAGGGCCAGGTTGCGTCACGAGAATCTCCCCCGAGAATGTCTCTTATTCAGGTCCAGCCCCCACATTATCGAACATATGCTCGCTTGTCAACGCCACAGCGAAAGTATTTTCGAACCCGTAGACAGCAAAAAACGTCGCACCGGGGGAGCCGGTACGACGTCGAGAAGTGGGCGTTGACTAAGCGACGCCGAGCGCCGGAGCGATAGTGGAGGTCCAGGCCTCGTCGATATCCTGGCGCCAGACGGGCCAGGAGTGTGTGCCGGTGTTGCGGAACTCGTATTTGGCGTTGATGCCCAGGCTGTCGAGCTTAGCTTGGAGGTCGTGGGTGCACTTGTTCACGGCTGCCTCGATGACGCCGCCTTCGACCTGCAACTGGGCCGCTCCGATAGAGGCAACGGGAGCGGCTAGGCCCTGAGCTGCGAGGGTCGACGTCAAATCATCCTTCGACGCGAGGCCCGTGCCAGCGGAGATGTAGAGCGCGGTGTCGCGCAGATTGGCGGCGTTGAGGAGCGCGTCGTGCTTGACGTTGTTCTCGCTGCCCATCGGGCCCCACATCATCTCCGGTGTGACGGATGTGTAGTCTCCCGATTCCGAGGCGCGGTTAATCGTGATCCGCCCAAAGTTGTAACCGTGCGGCGAGGACGTCGCGGCGCAGCCGGAGAAGGATCCGGCCGCGGCGTAGAAACCGGGCTTCAAGGTGGGCAGCACGAGCGAGGACGTAGCGGACATCGAGAAGCCGGCGATCGCGCGTTTGTCGTTTGCTTCCAGGTAGGGCTCGATGGCGGTGGGGAGCTCGTCGAGAAGGAAGTTTTCCCACAACTGGGGGCCCTTGAAGTAGGGCGCCTGCACGGTCGTGTCTACCCAGTTCGTGTAGTAGGAAAACGCGCCCTCCTGCGGGATGACGACGTTTACGCCCTTGCCCTTGAAGTAATTAACCGCGTCAAAGCGCGAGATCCAGTCGGCGTCCTGCTCGGCACTGCCCGCGCCGTTGAGCAGGTAGAACGTCGGCGCCTCGGTGACGCGCTCGCCCGCCGCGCTGGTGGCGGGGATGACGGCCACCGGGATGTCGCGACCCATCGACGGGGAGTGGACCTTGTAGGCGTGCAGGGACACGTGGTCGACCTGCTTCGTCCACGCCTGCGCCTTGCCCCCCGAGACGGTCAGCGGAACGTCCGTGGTGACGTCCCACGCCTTCACCGTGGTTTCCGCGGAAGCGGCGGGGGCGAGACCCAGAGCCAGGGACAGGGAGGCAGCGACGGCCATCACCGTACGTGCGATCTTCATGGGCGGAGTACATCCTTTTCAATGGAGAAATTCAGCTGCGTGTCAATGTAGCCGACGGCTCGCGAGAGCACTACCGAGCGTACAGGTAGCGTATGCCACAACGTGCGAGATTGTGCGACAATAATCGGGCCTCAAGACAATTACCGCGACGAAAGGGATACCTGTGAACCCCATCGAGTACATCCAGCTGCAGATCAACAACGCGCTCGGCCCCTTGATCCACCTCGGCTCCTCGGGCTTGTCCAAACTCTCTCTGGCGCTGCATCTGTTCTAGCCAGGTACTCGCCGCCCCCGATGCCGCGTACCCACGTATCCTAGTGGGCGTGAGTAACGAACACTATGACGTTGTTGTCCTCGGTGCGGGCCCCGGTGGCTACGTCGCCGCGATCCGTGCCGCGCAGCTTGGGAAGAAGGTCGCGGTTGTTGAGAAAAAGTACTGGGGTGGCGTGTGCCTGAACGTGGGCTGCATTCCCTCTAAGTCACTTTTGAAAAACGCCGAGGTCGCGCACCTGTTTAACCACGAAGCGAAGACCTTCGGCATCAAGGGTGACGTCGAGTTCGACTTCGGTGACGCCCACAAGCGCTCCCGCCAGGTCTCCCAGAAGATCGTCGGTGGCGTCCACTACCTGATGAAGAAGAACAAGATCACCGAGATCGACGGCCTCGGCTCGTTTACCGACGCCAAGACGCTGGAGATCAGCGAGGGCAAAAACGCGGGCAAGACCGTGACCTTCGACAACTGCATCATCGCGACGGGTTCCGTCGTGCGTAGCCTGCCCGGCATTGAGTTGTCGGACAACGTCGTGTCCTACGAAGAGCAGATCCTCAACCCCGAGGCGCCGCGTAAGATGGTCATCGTCGGTGCAGGCGCCATCGGCATGGAGTTCGCCTACGTGCTGGCCAACTACGGTGTCGATGTCACCGTCGTGGAGTACATGGACCGGGTGCTCCCGAACGAGGACAAGGATGTCTCCAAGGAGATCGCCAAGGCGTACAAGAAGCTCGGCGTGAAGCTCCTGACCGGGCACGCCACTACCGCTGTGCGCGACAATGGCTCCGAGGTCGAGGTGGACATCAAGAAGAACGGCACCGAGGACACGGAAACGCTCACCGTCGACCGTGTCATGATCTCCGTTGGCTTCGCGCCCCGCACCGAGGGTTATGGCCTAGAGAACACGGGCGTCGACCTCACGGAGCGAGGGGCCATTGCTATCGACGACAACATGCGCACCAACGTCGAGGGCCTGTACGCGATTGGCGACGTCACAGCGAAGCTGCAACTGGCCCACGTCGCGGAAGCGCAGGGCATCATCGCGGCGGAGACGATCGCCGGTGCCGAGACCCTGCCGATCGAGGACTACATGATGACCCCCCGCGCGACCTTCTGCAACCCCCAGGTCGCGTCCATGGGTTACACCGAGGAACAGGCCCGCCAGAAGTGGCCGGACAAAGAAATCAAGGTGGCGACGTTCCCGTTCTCGGCCAACGGCAAGGCGCTTGGCCTCGGCGAGTCCACCGGCTTTGCCAAGCTTGTTGCCGACGCCGACTTCGGCGAGATCCTAGGGGCCCACCTGGTTGGAGCCAACGTCTCCGAGCTCCTGCCCGAGGTGACGTTGGCGCAGCGCTTCGATCTCACTGCGAGCGAGATCGCGCGCAACATTCACATCCACCCAACGCTCTCCGAGGCTCTCAAGGAGATCTCGCATGGCGTCGAGGGGCACATGATTAACCTGTAACAGCTGCGGCCAAGGCTCCGAGCGACTCCGCGAGCGTGTCGTCGTTGTAGTTCTCGGAGACCGAACGGGCGGCGTCGGACGCGAGCTCCGACCGGTCGTAGGTCAGCGTCACGGAGGTGTGGTCGGCGTCAACGGGCTCGAGCTCGTAGAGCCACTTCGAGCCGACCTGGACGCCGCCGGTGATGTTCTCCACGTTCTTCCATCCGATGACGCGATCCGGCTGGAAGGCGAAGACCTCGTTGCGTGTTTGGTACTCGGAGCCGTCTGGCTTGGACATGTTCATCGTGAACGTGTCGCCGATGCTGCCGAGGCGGTCGCCACGGTCCGCGGAGACGACGGAACCGGAGTGGTCCGTCTCCGCGTGGCGCTGGGGGTTGGACAGGATATTGAAGATCGTGCCCGCGGGGGCGTCGATGACTCGTGTTGCGGTGTTCGTCTGCTCAGTCATGGCGCCCAGTGTAGAGAAAACTCAGTAGGGGGCGATCGACGTCGAGTGGGGGTCGACGTGTGCCCCGTACTGGATGGAGGGGAAGGCCCGCTGGGCGCAGTTCTTCCGGGGACACACGCGGCACCCTGCGCCGATGGGGGTGGCCTGCGTGACGTCGTCAAGCGGGAGGCCCTGCGCGTAGATCGTGCGGTCAGCGTGGCGAGTCTCGCACCCCAGGCCGATGGCGAAGAGCTTCTCGGTCTCGTTGAATTGGAAGCGGTGGTGGCGCACGGTCCTGGCCACCCAGAGGTACGTGCGGCCGTCCGGCATCATCGCGTGCTGGCGGACCGTTTCGCCGGGCAGCGAGAACGACTCGTAGATGCCCCACAGCGGGCAGGTGCCACCCGACGTGGAGAAGTGGTAGCCCGTCGCGGATTGGCGCTTTGAGATGTTGCCGGCCCGGTCCACTCGCACGAAGGTGAAGGGGACCCCGCGACGGTTCGCGCGCTGGAGTGTGGACAGCCGCGACGCCACGGTCTCGTACCCCACGCCGAATACGTGGCTGAGGTAGTCCACGTCGTAACCGTGGGCCTCGGACTCGGAGTGCATCAAGGTGTACGGCAGCAGGGTGGCCGCGGCGAAGTAACTTGCTATGCCGCGCCGGGCGAGGTTCACCGAGGTTTCAGAGGAGAAGGGTTCGGCGGCTACGTGCGCGTCGATAAGCTGGCCTGCCTCGAGGTAACCGAGCTCGGACGCGATGCGGAACGAGCGTTGACCTGCCGAGAGGATGGGTGAGAGGGTGAGGACTCCGCGGGCGGGGTCAAGGAGGTGCAAGATGCCGTTGTCGGTCGGCCGGATACGTACCTCGATGTTGTGACGAACCGTAATTCGCTCGAGGAGGGCGACCTCAGTCTCGTGAATGCCGAAGCGCGAGATGCCCAGCTGTGCCGCGAGGGATTCGGCGTAGTGGTCGATGTCGTCGAGATAGTTCTGCCTGGAATAGAAGAAGTCGCGCACCTCGTCGTGGGGCATCGCGAGCGTCTCGGATGCCGAGACGCGCGAGTCCGTGGCCAAGGTCAGCTTGTCGCGAGCGTTGCTGTAACGGCGGTGCATCTCGACGACGGACCGCGCCACGGCCGGGTGCCGGTAAACCAACTCCGACAGTTCCTGCAGTTCCACGTCTCCGGTGCCGAGTTCTTGGTCGGCGACAACGTCTT
The nucleotide sequence above comes from Corynebacterium capitovis DSM 44611. Encoded proteins:
- a CDS encoding alpha/beta hydrolase, with translation MKIARTVMAVAASLSLALGLAPAASAETTVKAWDVTTDVPLTVSGGKAQAWTKQVDHVSLHAYKVHSPSMGRDIPVAVIPATSAAGERVTEAPTFYLLNGAGSAEQDADWISRFDAVNYFKGKGVNVVIPQEGAFSYYTNWVDTTVQAPYFKGPQLWENFLLDELPTAIEPYLEANDKRAIAGFSMSATSSLVLPTLKPGFYAAAGSFSGCAATSSPHGYNFGRITINRASESGDYTSVTPEMMWGPMGSENNVKHDALLNAANLRDTALYISAGTGLASKDDLTSTLAAQGLAAPVASIGAAQLQVEGGVIEAAVNKCTHDLQAKLDSLGINAKYEFRNTGTHSWPVWRQDIDEAWTSTIAPALGVA
- a CDS encoding SRPBCC family protein, coding for MTEQTNTATRVIDAPAGTIFNILSNPQRHAETDHSGSVVSADRGDRLGSIGDTFTMNMSKPDGSEYQTRNEVFAFQPDRVIGWKNVENITGGVQVGSKWLYELEPVDADHTSVTLTYDRSELASDAARSVSENYNDDTLAESLGALAAAVTG
- the ramB gene encoding acetate metabolism transcriptional regulator RamB, with product MPKTYVGSRLRQLRRERNLSQASLAATLELSASYVNQIEHDVRPLTVSVLKRITEAFGVDATFFSRDDDSRLLAELKDVVADQELGTGDVELQELSELVYRHPAVARSVVEMHRRYSNARDKLTLATDSRVSASETLAMPHDEVRDFFYSRQNYLDDIDHYAESLAAQLGISRFGIHETEVALLERITVRHNIEVRIRPTDNGILHLLDPARGVLTLSPILSAGQRSFRIASELGYLEAGQLIDAHVAAEPFSSETSVNLARRGIASYFAAATLLPYTLMHSESEAHGYDVDYLSHVFGVGYETVASRLSTLQRANRRGVPFTFVRVDRAGNISKRQSATGYHFSTSGGTCPLWGIYESFSLPGETVRQHAMMPDGRTYLWVARTVRHHRFQFNETEKLFAIGLGCETRHADRTIYAQGLPLDDVTQATPIGAGCRVCPRKNCAQRAFPSIQYGAHVDPHSTSIAPY
- a CDS encoding HNH endonuclease signature motif containing protein yields the protein MTQPGPTYFTIERNDTPASRGAYQRRAGECAMFIGYATGDGDVEDFDLEVAALAQETDLAKTEIEHAICAYMRLAQLPALRELQERTCLINIKRLSIIDHILCTLHPETPKETWQAIDSFLVGMFTPRKADQPFPSSRSVALRLRKLVGKIDETINFDPKRRKERAEQARETSISFVPGYTNDVKNAAIIISGATSTIAGYEATLRAVAREGHLTLAEALDAVFHGGAQPASRPVTYAFTPKGRDTAYYPGHGWDANGEVPEPTVDLDDIAAEVVEGYAPTEHMRNYVRARDGVCIFPGCDRAAEECQLDHRVPYDAGGPTTPGNLFCLCAHHHNVKTDRRAFYIPDPSSGEIVWLFEDGTWATTEPEGILVEETTPTVPRWKASAADIQRRRGSAARFYARCHALLDEHDNGASLRHTLQQIQTLEQEYGMTFPFKPDAKAPVDSPQ
- the lpdA gene encoding dihydrolipoyl dehydrogenase gives rise to the protein MSNEHYDVVVLGAGPGGYVAAIRAAQLGKKVAVVEKKYWGGVCLNVGCIPSKSLLKNAEVAHLFNHEAKTFGIKGDVEFDFGDAHKRSRQVSQKIVGGVHYLMKKNKITEIDGLGSFTDAKTLEISEGKNAGKTVTFDNCIIATGSVVRSLPGIELSDNVVSYEEQILNPEAPRKMVIVGAGAIGMEFAYVLANYGVDVTVVEYMDRVLPNEDKDVSKEIAKAYKKLGVKLLTGHATTAVRDNGSEVEVDIKKNGTEDTETLTVDRVMISVGFAPRTEGYGLENTGVDLTERGAIAIDDNMRTNVEGLYAIGDVTAKLQLAHVAEAQGIIAAETIAGAETLPIEDYMMTPRATFCNPQVASMGYTEEQARQKWPDKEIKVATFPFSANGKALGLGESTGFAKLVADADFGEILGAHLVGANVSELLPEVTLAQRFDLTASEIARNIHIHPTLSEALKEISHGVEGHMINL